A genomic region of Conger conger chromosome 6, fConCon1.1, whole genome shotgun sequence contains the following coding sequences:
- the LOC133131229 gene encoding UDP-glucuronosyltransferase 2A2-like, with amino-acid sequence MHSSILFLITLVVLTLPGVHGGKVLVFPMDGSHWVNMRVLIEEIHSRGHNVSVVRASDSWYIKETSPHYTSITINGTGGQPKEFLSSLVSRLLQIQRQGASAWSRYSLTMELKDGFYQMHKNVSEMVVRMFEDQLLMQSLRNAKYDLVLADPGSGGGAVLAHYLSLPLVFNARWTVHGEAHLAIAPSPPSYVPFPVAELTDTMNFPNRVRNMIFHMLRPLLYKGMVSSHYTALCHRYFGSEVDYFELFQAADIWLMRVDFVFEFPRPTMPNVVYMGGFQCKPAKPLPVDLEEFVQSSGEHGFIIMSLGTLFGKLPHDLADEIAAAFAQLPQKVIWRHTGDRPATLGNNTRLVTWMPQNDLLGHPKIRAFVAHGGTNGVLEAIYHGVPIVGLPLIFDQPDNLNRMRVKGAAKIVDIVTLDRNIFLQALQEVLHEPSYRMNMQRLSRLHHDQPMKPLDLALFWIEFVMRHKGAGHLRTESYRMPWYVYHSVDVIGTLLAAMLFILLILIFLVRYLCCRVCCKRKLKHE; translated from the coding sequence ATGCATTCCTCCATCCTGTTCCTGATCACACTGGTGGTTCTCACATTGCCTGGAGTCCATGGAGGCAAGGTCCTTGTGTTCCCAATGGATGGCAGCCACTGGGTAAACATGAGAGTCTTGATTGAAGAGATACATTCGAGAGGCCACAACGTTTCTGTGGTGCGAGCATCAGACAGCTGGTACATCAAGGAGACGTCCCCTCACTACACCTCAATCACAATCAATGGCACTGGGGGACAGCCCAAGGAGTTTCTCAGCTCGCTTGTGTCTAGGTTACTACAGATACAAAGACAAGGTGCATCTGCTTGGTCTCGCTACAGCTTAACTATGGAATTAAAGGATGGGTTTtaccaaatgcataaaaacgtTTCTGAAATGGTGGTACGGATGTTTGAAGATCAGCTGCTGATGCAGTCCCTGCGCAATGCCAAGTATGACTTGGTTCTGGCTGATCCCGGTTCAGGTGGTGGCGCTGTGCTAGCCCATTACCTTAGTCTACCCCTTGTTTTTAATGCTCGATGGACAGTACATGGAGAAGCTCATTTGGCAATCGCTCCCTCGCCACCTTCCTATGTTCCTTTCCCAGTAGCAGAATTAACAGATACAATGAATTTCCCCAATCGAGTCCGCAACATGATTTTTCATATGTTAAGACCACTTCTCTACAAAGGCATGGTTAGTTCCCATTACACTGCGTTGTGTCATCGTTACTTTGGCTCAGAGGTAGACTATTTTGAGCTCTTTCAGGCAGCAGATATTTGGCTCATGAGGGTAGATTTTGTCTTTGAGTTCCCGCGCCCCACCATGCCTAATGTTGTCTATATGGGGGGATTCCAATGTAAGCCTGCTAAGCCCCTCCCAGTGGACCTGGAGGAGTTTGTTCAGAGCTCAGGAGAGCATGGTTTCATTATTATGTCCTTGGGAACATTATTTGGTAAGCTTCCTCATGATTTGGCTGATGAAATAGCCGCTGCTTTCGCCCAGTTGCCTCAAAAGGTGATTTggagacacacaggggacaggCCAGCTACTCTGGGCAACAACACTCGACTGGTCACCTGGATGCCACAAAATGACCTCCTGGGTCATCCTAAAATCAGAGCGTTTGTTGCTCACGGGGGAACCAATGGAGTTCTCGAGGCCATTTATCATGGCGTTCCTATAGTTGGCCTCCCACTTATTTTTGACCAGCCCGACAACCTCAATAGAATGAGAGTAAAAGGGGCAGCAAAGATAGTGGATATCGTGACGTTAGACAGGAACATCTTCCTCCAGGCCTTACAGGAAGTGCTCCATGAGCCCTCCTACAGGATGAACATGCAGAGGCTTTCCAGGCTGCACCACGACCAGCCAATGAAGCCACTGGACCTTGCCCTCTTCTGGATTGAGTTTGTCATGCGACACAAAGGTGCTGGTCACCTGCGCACAGAGTCCTACAGGATGCCCTGGTATGTCTACCACTCAGTGGATGTCATAGGAACCTTGCTAGCTGCTATGTTGTTCATCTTACTGATTCTAATTTTTCTTGTCAGGTATCTGTGCTGCAGGGTGTGTTGTAAGAGAAAGCTAAAACATGAATAA
- the LOC133130398 gene encoding UDP-glucuronosyltransferase 2A2-like: MHSSILFLIVPLIFTLPAVSGSKVLVFPMDGSHWVNMRVLIEELHSRGHNVSVVRASDSWYIKETSPHYTSITINGTGGTDEEFLISFVSRLLQIQRQGRSIWTRFELEMELMEKAIEMQVKECEMVIRIFEDQRLMESLRIAQYDMVLTDPVAAGGVILAHYFGLPLVFNVRWTAMGEGHFAIAPSPLSYVPIPGQELTDTMSFFQRMQNVLTHCISWIQWEMYFGPHYNSLSHRYFGSEVDFFQLVQAADMWLMRVDFVFEFPRPTMPNVIYMGGFQSKPAKPLPVDLEEFVQSSGEHGFIIMSLGTLFGKLPHDLADEIAAAFAQLPQKVIWRHTGDRPATLGNNTRLVTWMPQNDLLGHPKIRAFVAHGGTNGVLEAMYHGVPIVGLPLIFDQPDNLNRMRVKGAAKIVDIVTLDRNIFLQALQEVLQEPSYRMNMQRLSRLHHDQPMKPLDLALFWIEFVMRHKGAGHLRTESYRMPWYVYHSVDVIGTLLAAMLFILLILIFLVRYLCCRVCSSRKMKPE; the protein is encoded by the coding sequence ATGCATTCCTCAATCCTCTTCCTGATTGTGCCCTTGATTTTCACACTGCCTGCTGTCAGTGGCAGCAAGGTCCTGGTGTTCCCAATGGATGGCAGCCACTGGGTAAACATGAGAGTCTTGATTGAAGAGCTACATTCAAGAGGCCACAACGTTTCTGTGGTGCGAGCATCAGACAGCTGGTACATCAAGGAGACGTCCCCTCACTACACCTCAATCACAATCAATGGCACAGGGGGAACTGATGAAGAATTTCTAATCTCATTTGTGTCAAGATTGCTGCAGATACAACGACAAGGCAGATCTATTTGGACACGTTTTGAACTAGAAATGGAGTTAATGGAGAAAGCAATTGAGATGCAAGTAAAGGAATGTGAAATGGTGATCCGAATCTTTGAAGATCAGAGGCTGATGGAGTCTCTGCGCATTGCTCAGTATGATATGGTTCTGACTGACCCTGTTGCAGCTGGTGGGGTTATTTTAGCTCATTACTTTGGTCTACCCCTCGTTTTCAATGTGCGATGGACTGCAATGGGTGAAGGACACTTTGCAATTGCCCCCTCACCATTGTCTTATGTTCCTATTCCAGGACAGGAGCTAACGGACACAATGAGTTTTTTCCAGAGAATGCAGAACGTGTTAACTCACTGTATTTCATGGATTCAGTGGGAAATGTACTTTGGTCCTCATTACAATTCTTTGTCTCATCGCTATTTTGGCTCAGAGGTAGACTTCTTTCAACTTGTTCAGGCAGCAGATATGTGGCTCATGAGGGTAGATTTTGTCTTTGAGTTCCCGCGCCCCACTATGCCTAATGTTATCTATATGGGGGGTTTCCAATCCAAGCCTGCTAAGCCCCTCCCAGTGGACCTGGAGGAGTTTGTTCAGAGCTCAGGAGAGCATGGTTTCATTATTATGTCCTTGGGAACATTATTTGGTAAGCTTCCTCATGATTTGGCTGATGAAATAGCCGCTGCTTTCGCCCAGTTGCCTCAGAAGGTGATTTggagacacacaggggacaggCCAGCTACTCTGGGCAACAACACTCGACTGGTCACCTGGATGCCACAAAATGACCTCCTGGGTCATCCTAAAATCAGAGCCTTTGTTGCTCACGGGGGAACCAATGGAGTTCTCGAGGCCATGTATCATGGCGTTCCTATAGTTGGCCTCCCACTTATTTTTGACCAGCCCGACAACCTCAATAGAATGAGAGTAAAAGGGGCAGCAAAGATAGTGGATATCGTGACGTTAGACAGGAACATCTTCCTCCAGGCCTTACAGGAAGTGCTCCAGGAGCCCTCCTACAGGATGAACATGCAGAGGCTTTCCAGGCTGCACCACGACCAGCCAATGAAGCCACTGGACCTTGCCCTCTTCTGGATTGAGTTTGTCATGCGACACAAAGGTGCTGGTCACCTGCGCACAGAGTCCTACAGGATGCCCTGGTATGTCTACCACTCAGTGGATGTCATAGGAACCTTGCTAGCTGCTATGTTGTTCATCTTACTGATTCTAATTTTTCTTGTCAGGTATCTGTGCTGTAGGGTGTGCTCgagcagaaaaatgaaacctgAATAA